In the genome of Pagrus major chromosome 17, Pma_NU_1.0, the window aatttggtgattttattttctatacaAGTCAGTAACTAGGCCGTAACTATGGCAACAATAAGCAGAAGGCGACAAACAcgtgtgagatttttttttgttcttaataATTTTTAGGTGAAAATTTTTTTATTCAGGCAAATTTTCTTtccttgttctttttttgtgtttagtgttctttgacaaatctgtttttgttttcactcagtttcacaaaggaagtctttttaaagaaaatatataaccCTAAACCCACTTTTCAACATTCGGCtttaacattattttcctcatataagatgcTGAGGACACGACCTGCtgccacattactgttgtttggtctcgTAACGTcgctttgtgggttgaagtgtgagACTTTCTCTTATTTTGAGTGATATCCactgaaggatctgtttagttgtcagactgaacCCGTCAGACCGTCACACTCCTGGTCTCACCCTGCCGGcttcctctcacacagacagcgaGGCGGAATAACGCCGCGATATTCCCGCCAAGAAAAGGAAGTGTGAAAGGAGCTAAAGtctaaacaaagacagaaacaacttCTAGATTTACAAcaaggaacaaataatgaaggattagtcagagacagtttataaagtgtctgcaactcaacaactcactaaattgagcgTTTttctaagggagtctggtgactttctccacggggacaaagaagtcgcctatactggttactgtttagtgtatttgtaaaatgtgacatgttcacATCAATAAAacgtttcttctttcataaattgagtgtaaatggtgaaatcagtgtaaacagtgtgttcaaacagctgctaaatgttggcaggtcagactttagcactttagacacagaagcagacaggctggtgcagccatgctgccacaaactgacactttttacaagtaAGATAAAAATTAATTGTTAAacatttaatgccgaatttacaaaaaggaacaaataatgaaggattagtcagagacagtttataaagtgtctccaactcaacaactcactaaattgagacatttttaaagggagtctggtgactttctccacagatGACAAAGAAGGAGCCTATCTTGGtcactgtttagtgtatttggaAAGATTTGACATGTtcacatcaataaaatgtcttctttcataaaagttgttgttttgtggttCTTGTGTTTGAGTCTGATGTTTTCatgctactttctacttctactacatCACATCTCTGAGGGAAACGCTTCACTTTTTACTCGACTACGTgtctctgacagctttagtcacTTTACACACTCAGATTTCTGCACACACAACTTACACAGAGTTTATGAAATATGACATTGAGAGAATGAGAGGACCAGAGTCCTGGGAGTGGTCAGTGAACACATCGTACATTTCTATGATCCCTTCTAGTGAACGGACCCTGTCAGTGTTTGACTTTTAAATGTGACGTGTTTGTTCTGCTGCAACATGAATCAGACAGAGATGATAGAAACATGCAGCCATCAACAAAGCCTGCAGAGCCCACAAGTGTTTCACAACtaagaggaaatgttttcagacgTGGAGCAGGTTTGAACTGAGGCTTCATCGCACATGATTCACAGAGCCGCTCCTCTTCCTGGAGTGATTCAGCTTGATgagccctccctcttctctctgctctcaaacACAGCCAGCTCCACCCTGCCCAGGTATTTCCTTTCAGATCTACAGTGTGAAGGAGGGTGTAACTGAGCTGACGGCCTCGttcactgcacaaacacacgctgttcagatcagagctcagactagtTTCACTTACCAGGAAGTGAAGCTCAGACGGTCGTCAACACAGAGGTGAAATGGCACAAAAAGGAGTTCAGCTGGACCGAGAGACTttctcttgttccatctgtttggatctactgaaggatccggtgactactccctgtggacacagctactgcagcAACTGTATTAAAGACcactgggacacagaggatgagaggaggatctacagctgccctcagtgcaggaagagcttcacaccgaggcctgagatgctgaaaaacaccatgttagcagctttagtggaggagctgaagaagactggactccaagctgctcctgctgatcactgctatgctggagctgaagatgtggcctgtgatttctgcactgggaggaaactgagagcagttaagtcctgtctgcagtgtgtggcctcttactgtgagcaACACCTGCAGCCTCATTATGAATCACCTACATttaagaaacacaagctggtggagccgtcaGAGAAactccaggagaacatctgctctcgtcatgaTGAGGTACTGAAGATtttctgccgtactgatcagcagtgtatctgtatTTTGTGCTCCATggacgaacataaaggccacgacacagtgtcagctgcagcagagaggactgagaggcagagagagctggaggggagtcgacaaaacatccagcagagaatccaggacagagaggaagatgtgaaggtgcttcaacaggaggtggaggccatcaatggctctgctgatgaagcagcggagcacagtgagaagatcttcacccagctgatccgtctcatggagaaaagacgctctgatgtgaagcagcaggtcagatcgcagcaggaaactgaagtgagtcgagtcaaagagcttcaggagaagctggagcaggagatcactgagctgaagaggaaagacgctgagctgaagaagctctcacacacagaggatcacaaccagtttctacacaactacccctcagtgtcagcactcagtgagtctacacactcatccagcatcaatatccgtcctctgaagtactttgaggatgtgacagcagctgtgtcagaggtcagagacaaactacaggacgtcctgagagacacatggacaaacatctcactgacagtgactgaagtggatgttttactgtcactACCAGAGAACATGACCAGAGCTGACTTCTTAAGATATTCatctgacatcacactggatccaaacacagcaaacacacatctgttattatctgagaggaacagaaaagcaacatttgtGAGTCAACAACAGTCTTATTCTGATCatccagacagattcactggCTGGGagcaggtcctgagtagagagagtctgactggacgttgttactgggaggtggagtggagaggaagaggagttgatgtagcagtcgcatacaagaacatcagcagagcagggaggaCAAATGAATGTGAATTTGGACTAAATGACAAATCTTGGTCATTACATTGTGACACAAACAGTTATAAGTTTTATTACAACAACATCcaaactcccgtctcaggtcctgagtcctccagagttggagtgtacctggatcacagagcaggtattctgtccttctacagcgtctctgacaccatcactctcctccacagagtccagaccacattcactgaacctctctatgctggactttGGCTCTATTGCTTTGGAGACTCTGCTGAGTTCAGTAGACTGAAATAGACAGAAGACATTTAAGGGACACTGAGTTAAATCAGTCTCAtgttgtcttcatgtttgtcGCTGATCGTTGTGGCATttcttcacctgtcaatcaaactttCTGGGCGGTACTTTGACGCCTCctcatttgttgttgtgtaaatgtttgaggtGTTTTCAGGTGAcactccttcctgtgtctgttcagccacGGAGGCTCTCGCTGCtcctgatgaggtttgtttcCCTCAGctgatttgtctttttattaaaatgtgagCGTCTCTGTGCTCTAACTGcatgttgaatatttgtactcatgtatttgtatgtttttgtttctcttccacTGCGTGAGTCTGaagacagaaagcagcagaccTTCATTTATTGTAGATGTTTTGTGCTATGGAAGCtcatttctgccagaaaaatagaaaaagaaacatgaaaactcaaaattgaaatgaaaacacaatcatGAGATGATGAagtgacttttatctcataataatAACTGATGGTTGTAATTGTTGACGTCATACttttgactctctctctcataaTTATGTCTcatgacaatatttttattctcaagtttccatcttgttgtttttaagcttcacatcatgaataaacaaacacgaACAAAGTTTCTTCTCGTCTTCATTTCAGGGTTTCAAACAAAGCTGAtggagaaaagatgaaaatgtgtgtgtggctccacctgctgttattttaatgacaGAGGAAAATCTACACTGAATAACTTCTGCACACGTTTTAATATTGACCTTCACTTCAATGAGCCTCTGCAGTGTGATACCTTCTTTACAGCGTACAGAAGTGATATGCCCACATACTGCAGTACTACTTCTTGTGTAATACTATCGACACGCTGCAGCC includes:
- the LOC141011747 gene encoding tripartite motif-containing protein 16-like translates to MAQKGVQLDRETFSCSICLDLLKDPVTTPCGHSYCSNCIKDHWDTEDERRIYSCPQCRKSFTPRPEMLKNTMLAALVEELKKTGLQAAPADHCYAGAEDVACDFCTGRKLRAVKSCLQCVASYCEQHLQPHYESPTFKKHKLVEPSEKLQENICSRHDEVLKIFCRTDQQCICILCSMDEHKGHDTVSAAAERTERQRELEGSRQNIQQRIQDREEDVKVLQQEVEAINGSADEAAEHSEKIFTQLIRLMEKRRSDVKQQVRSQQETEVSRVKELQEKLEQEITELKRKDAELKKLSHTEDHNQFLHNYPSVSALSESTHSSSINIRPLKYFEDVTAAVSEVRDKLQDVLRDTWTNISLTVTEVDVLLSLPENMTRADFLRYSSDITLDPNTANTHLLLSERNRKATFVSQQQSYSDHPDRFTGWEQVLSRESLTGRCYWEVEWRGRGVDVAVAYKNISRAGRTNECEFGLNDKSWSLHCDTNSYKFYYNNIQTPVSGPESSRVGVYLDHRAGILSFYSVSDTITLLHRVQTTFTEPLYAGLWLYCFGDSAEFSRLK